Proteins encoded together in one Scyliorhinus canicula chromosome 21, sScyCan1.1, whole genome shotgun sequence window:
- the LOC119955892 gene encoding cilia- and flagella-associated protein 251-like: MEEENVGDEGVMEDPAQEEEGKVEGENGQDEAKTEQEEEAEKSVQDTQIESEEAGQAEDDTEGKEDEQKAEEEGENVENPEDEEKKEEVGGESDEMAKDTEEEKMDQEKEEEQGDEAGKGAEEDAGEQEEQPTEEEKAAGEEKGSEEDKEGEEEIVGEGEQQAKGEQGDALADEEKPAEEEKEGEEEKEGEAEKEGEEGKEEEEKPAEEEAAAEEEKPAEEKPAEEEGAAEEEKEAEGEAAAEEEKPAEEEVAA; the protein is encoded by the exons ATGGAGGAGGAGAatgtgggggatgagggggtgatggaggatccggcgcaggaggaggaggggaaggtggagggtGAAAACGGGCAAGATGAAGCAAAGACAGAGCAGGAGGAAGAGGCGGAGAAATCGGTACAGGACACTCAGATCGAGAGCGAAGAGGCGGGACAAGCCGAGGACGACACTGAGGGCAAGGAGGATGAGCAAAAggcagaggaggagggagagaacgtggagaacccggaggatgAGGAAAAGAAGGAGGAGGTAGGCGGAGAAAGTGACGAGATGGCCAAAGACACCGAGGAGGAGAAGATGGACCAAGAAAAGGAAGAAGAGCAGGGCGATGAGGCAGGAAAGGGGGCAGAAGAAGATGCAGGGGAGCAAGAAGAGCAGCCaacggaggaggagaaggcagcaGGGGAAGAGAAAGGAAGTGAGGAAGACAAAGAAGGAGAGGAGGAGATAGTAGGAGAAGGTGAGCAGCAAGCAAAGGGTGAACAGGGAGATGCACTAGCAGACGAAGAGAAGCCTgcagaggaagagaaagagggagaggaagagaaagagggagaggcagagaaagagggagaggaagggaaagag gaggaagagaagccggcagaggaagaggcggcagcagaggaagagaagccggcagaggaa aaaccggcagaggaagagggggcagcagaggaagagaaagaggcagagggcGAGGCGGCAGCAGAGGAGGAGAAACCGgcagaggaagaggtggcagca